One stretch of Streptomyces sp. NBC_00443 DNA includes these proteins:
- the argH gene encoding argininosuccinate lyase, with translation MSSNSGDVRLWGGRFADGPAEALAKLSASVHFDWRLAPYDIAGSRAHARVLHKAGLLTQDELTRMTAGLDQLEADVADGSFVGTIADEDVHTALERGLLERLGPDLGGKLRAGRSRNDQVATLFRMYLRDHARIIGGLIADLQDALIGLAEAHPDVAMPGRTHLQHAQPVLFAHHVLAHVQSLSRDAERLRQWDERTAVSPYGSGALAGSSLGLDPEAVAKDLGFEHGSAANSIDGTASRDFVAEFAFITAMIGVNLSRIAEEIIIWNTKEFSFVTLHDAFSTGSSIMPQKKNPDIAELARGKSGRLIGNLTGLLATLKALPLAYNRDLQEDKEPVFDSCDQLEVLLPAFTGMMATLTVNRERMEELAPAGFSLATDIAEWLVKQGVPFRVAHEVAGECVKVAEADGKELDDLTDDQFAKISAHLTPEVRSVLNVPGALASRNGRGGTAPSAVAIQLAEVKTDVAEQHNWATARQQA, from the coding sequence TTGAGCAGCAACAGCGGTGACGTCCGGCTCTGGGGCGGCCGTTTCGCCGACGGCCCCGCCGAGGCACTGGCCAAGCTGTCCGCATCCGTCCACTTCGACTGGCGGCTGGCGCCGTACGACATCGCCGGTTCGCGTGCCCACGCGCGCGTGCTGCACAAGGCGGGGCTGCTCACGCAGGACGAGCTGACCCGGATGACCGCCGGGCTGGACCAGCTCGAGGCGGACGTGGCCGACGGCTCCTTCGTGGGCACGATCGCCGACGAGGACGTCCACACCGCCCTGGAGCGCGGCCTGCTGGAGCGCCTCGGCCCGGACCTCGGCGGCAAGCTGCGCGCCGGCCGGTCGAGGAACGACCAGGTGGCGACGCTGTTCCGGATGTATCTGCGCGACCACGCCCGCATCATCGGCGGCCTGATCGCCGACCTCCAGGACGCCCTGATCGGCCTCGCCGAGGCCCACCCGGACGTGGCGATGCCCGGCCGCACCCACCTCCAGCACGCCCAGCCGGTGCTCTTCGCCCACCATGTGCTGGCCCACGTCCAGTCGCTGTCCCGGGACGCCGAGCGGCTGCGCCAGTGGGACGAGCGGACGGCGGTCTCGCCGTACGGCTCGGGCGCCCTCGCGGGCTCGTCCCTCGGGCTCGACCCGGAGGCGGTGGCCAAGGACCTCGGCTTCGAGCACGGGTCCGCCGCCAACTCCATCGACGGCACGGCCTCCCGTGACTTCGTCGCTGAGTTCGCCTTCATCACCGCGATGATCGGCGTGAACCTCTCCCGGATCGCCGAGGAGATCATCATCTGGAACACGAAGGAGTTCTCCTTCGTGACCCTGCACGACGCGTTCTCCACGGGCTCGTCGATCATGCCGCAGAAGAAGAACCCGGACATCGCGGAGCTGGCGCGCGGCAAGAGCGGCCGCCTGATCGGCAACCTGACGGGTCTGCTCGCCACGCTCAAGGCCCTGCCCCTCGCCTACAACCGTGACCTCCAGGAGGACAAGGAGCCCGTCTTCGACTCCTGCGACCAGCTGGAGGTCCTGCTCCCCGCCTTCACCGGCATGATGGCCACCCTCACCGTCAACCGCGAGCGCATGGAGGAACTGGCCCCGGCCGGCTTCTCCCTCGCCACCGACATCGCCGAGTGGCTGGTCAAGCAGGGCGTCCCCTTCCGGGTGGCCCACGAGGTCGCGGGCGAGTGCGTCAAGGTCGCCGAGGCGGACGGCAAGGAACTGGACGACCTGACGGACGACCAGTTCGCGAAGATCTCCGCCCACCTCACGCCGGAGGTGCGCTCGGTGCTGAACGTGCCGGGAGCGCTGGCTTCAAGGAACGGCCGTGGGGGTACCGCCCCGAGCGCGGTGGCCATCCAGCTGGCCGAGGTGAAGACGGACGTGGCCGAGCAGCACAACTGGGCAACGGCTCGACAGCAGGCCTGA